In one Thermanaerovibrio velox DSM 12556 genomic region, the following are encoded:
- the lpxD gene encoding UDP-3-O-(3-hydroxymyristoyl)glucosamine N-acyltransferase produces the protein MGVWFALLLGDLAEAIGGKPVGDPLREVSGVCAPSEPVEGCVVFLKDPGVKFDPSGMDVGVVGSSVPPGGWGVEVEDLGSAWIRCLRCFEPPLVFEGVHPTAVIHRTAHIGEGVHVGPYCVIGEGARIGDRSWLQGHVYVGRGAVLGDGCVLFAFSVVQDRCTLGNGCRVHSGAVIGCDGFGFVEGPGGERIKVPQIGTVSLGDRVEVGACSTVDRATVGVTRVMDGVKMDDHVHVAHNCVVGENSVLVAYAGLGGSSRLGRSVVMAAQSGVGDHVVLGDRCVVAARGGVVKDLPPGSFVSGFPARDHREEMRVHGAVRRLPDLMERLRRLEREMRDLKALLGDEG, from the coding sequence ATGGGGGTGTGGTTCGCCTTGCTTCTTGGGGATTTAGCGGAGGCCATAGGGGGAAAGCCGGTGGGGGATCCTCTTCGGGAGGTGTCTGGGGTATGCGCTCCATCGGAGCCCGTGGAGGGGTGTGTGGTGTTCCTCAAGGATCCTGGCGTCAAGTTTGACCCTTCCGGGATGGACGTGGGGGTGGTGGGTTCCAGCGTTCCCCCTGGGGGCTGGGGGGTTGAGGTGGAGGACCTTGGGAGTGCCTGGATAAGGTGTCTTAGGTGTTTTGAGCCCCCCCTTGTGTTTGAGGGGGTGCATCCCACCGCGGTGATTCACCGGACTGCGCACATCGGGGAGGGGGTTCACGTGGGGCCCTACTGCGTGATAGGGGAGGGGGCCCGCATCGGGGACCGTTCGTGGCTGCAGGGTCACGTCTACGTGGGGCGTGGTGCCGTTCTGGGGGATGGGTGCGTGCTTTTCGCGTTCTCCGTGGTTCAGGACCGCTGCACCTTGGGTAATGGGTGCAGGGTGCACAGCGGGGCGGTGATAGGCTGCGATGGTTTTGGTTTTGTGGAGGGGCCTGGTGGGGAGAGGATAAAGGTTCCTCAGATAGGTACGGTTAGCCTGGGTGACCGGGTGGAGGTGGGGGCCTGTTCCACCGTGGACAGGGCCACCGTAGGGGTCACCAGGGTGATGGACGGGGTCAAGATGGATGACCACGTGCACGTGGCTCACAACTGTGTTGTGGGGGAGAACTCGGTCTTGGTGGCCTACGCGGGCCTTGGGGGAAGCTCGAGGCTTGGGAGGTCCGTGGTCATGGCGGCCCAGTCCGGGGTGGGGGATCACGTGGTCCTTGGGGACCGGTGCGTGGTTGCCGCCCGGGGCGGGGTGGTTAAAGATCTTCCCCCTGGGTCCTTCGTGTCCGGTTTTCCCGCCAGGGATCATCGGGAGGAGATGCGGGTGCACGGCGCCGTCAGGAGGTTGCCGGATCTCATGGAGAGGTTAAGACGTTTGGAGAGGGAGATGAGGGATCTCAAGGCCCTTTTGGGGGATGAGGGTTGA
- a CDS encoding S1 RNA-binding domain-containing protein, which produces MVEDKTVMAAAGVNVGDVVTGTVEHIAPYGAFVRLENGQKAMVHISELSHGYVKKVEDVLELQQKVTAKVIKIDERGRIDLSIKALKPREPKPQQRSAGGQEMDFEKKLSMFLKASDEKIADLNSKMKDSRGGKRKTGKR; this is translated from the coding sequence ATGGTGGAAGACAAGACGGTAATGGCTGCTGCTGGGGTGAACGTTGGAGACGTGGTTACTGGGACGGTGGAGCACATAGCTCCCTACGGGGCCTTTGTGAGGCTTGAGAACGGACAGAAGGCCATGGTGCACATATCGGAGCTTTCCCACGGCTACGTCAAGAAGGTGGAGGACGTTCTGGAGCTTCAGCAGAAGGTCACCGCCAAGGTGATCAAGATCGATGAGAGAGGGCGGATAGACCTTTCCATAAAGGCTTTGAAGCCCCGGGAGCCCAAGCCTCAGCAGCGAAGCGCCGGTGGTCAGGAGATGGACTTCGAGAAGAAGCTGTCCATGTTCTTGAAGGCCAGCGACGAGAAGATAGCCGACCTCAACAGCAAGATGAAGGACTCCCGAGGGGGGAAGAGGAAGACCGGAAAGCGATGA
- a CDS encoding chemotaxis protein CheC, whose protein sequence is MSVDFDSFNSIQLDAIREVGNIGAGNAATALSKLLGRTVDMDVPVAELVSVYEVAQHYGSPEDLACGVLIRADGEFSCNLIFLMYEEEASALADLLISMDLSSMEEEVRLQIRDSALAEVGNIILGAFLNALSSMTGWALPVSVPAVAHDMLGSIMDVVAAMFGIMGDTALLVKTTLKIIDSDTEAKGMVIMVPDPGSLELLLQRLGVL, encoded by the coding sequence ATGTCGGTTGACTTCGATTCTTTCAACAGCATTCAGCTGGATGCCATAAGGGAGGTAGGGAACATCGGGGCCGGCAACGCCGCCACGGCGCTCTCCAAGCTTTTGGGCAGGACCGTGGACATGGACGTGCCGGTGGCGGAGCTCGTGTCGGTGTATGAGGTAGCCCAGCACTACGGTTCTCCCGAGGATCTCGCCTGCGGGGTCCTCATAAGGGCGGACGGGGAGTTCTCCTGCAACCTGATATTCCTAATGTACGAGGAGGAGGCCTCTGCTCTGGCGGATCTTCTCATATCCATGGATTTGAGCTCCATGGAGGAGGAGGTCAGGCTGCAGATCAGGGACAGTGCGTTGGCTGAGGTGGGGAACATAATCCTTGGGGCTTTCTTGAACGCCCTTTCCAGCATGACCGGCTGGGCCCTCCCGGTGTCGGTGCCTGCGGTGGCCCATGACATGCTGGGATCCATAATGGACGTGGTGGCCGCCATGTTTGGCATAATGGGGGACACCGCCTTGTTGGTGAAGACCACCCTCAAGATAATAGATTCCGACACGGAGGCGAAGGGGATGGTCATCATGGTGCCGGATCCCGGTTCCCTGGAGCTTCTGCTTCAGAGATTGGGGGTGCTCTAG
- the argH gene encoding argininosuccinate lyase — protein sequence MWKGRFKADTDQRVRDFTQSLDLDWCLAEDDIRGSLAHAKMLCEVGIITREDLVLIERGLNEILEEVRSGQFVPDPGLEDVHMNVEARLTAKVGPSGAKLHSGRSRNDQVATAVRLYLRRRLKDLKLSLGGLLKNLLELSRRHEDVIVPGYTHLQQAQPISLGHYWMSHFWAFLRDGERLDFALRSLRLCPLGAGALAGSTLPLDRFMTARELGFEGPTENSLDTVAQRDVLLDVHYFCLSCALHWSRLCEDLIIYASREFGWMDLPDQFCTGSSMMPQKKNPDVLELSRGKASGVLGRFVDLACMVKGLPLTYNRDLQEDKRGLFENLNVTQSVLSVLSALLEGVQVDPDRGVKAFEDGLALATDVAEYLVMRGVPFREAHEKVGKLVRWCVDNQRSLRTLGIEEISRFIPEAAEDLLPLLDVKASVDRRTTYGGTSREQVRRQREEGERRLSAWLSDSEVPLD from the coding sequence TTGTGGAAGGGTCGTTTCAAGGCTGACACGGACCAGCGGGTTAGGGATTTTACCCAGTCTTTGGACCTTGACTGGTGTCTTGCGGAGGACGATATAAGGGGCAGTCTTGCCCACGCCAAGATGCTGTGTGAGGTGGGGATAATAACCCGGGAGGACCTGGTTTTAATAGAGAGGGGTCTTAACGAGATCTTGGAGGAGGTAAGGTCCGGACAGTTCGTGCCGGATCCAGGCCTGGAGGACGTGCACATGAACGTGGAGGCTCGTCTTACCGCCAAGGTGGGGCCCTCGGGGGCTAAGCTCCACTCCGGCAGGAGCCGGAACGACCAGGTGGCCACGGCGGTTCGGCTTTACCTGAGGCGCCGTCTTAAGGATCTGAAGCTGTCGTTGGGGGGGCTTTTGAAGAACCTGCTGGAGCTTTCGAGGAGGCATGAGGACGTGATAGTCCCGGGTTATACCCACCTGCAGCAGGCTCAGCCCATAAGCCTTGGGCACTACTGGATGTCCCATTTCTGGGCGTTCCTCAGGGATGGGGAGAGGCTGGACTTTGCCCTTAGGTCCCTGAGGCTTTGTCCATTGGGGGCTGGGGCCCTGGCGGGCTCCACGCTGCCGCTGGACCGGTTCATGACCGCCCGGGAGCTGGGTTTTGAGGGGCCCACGGAGAACAGCTTGGACACGGTGGCTCAGAGGGACGTGCTTTTGGACGTGCACTACTTCTGTCTGTCCTGTGCGCTTCACTGGAGCAGGTTGTGCGAGGATCTCATCATATACGCCTCTCGGGAATTCGGGTGGATGGACCTGCCGGACCAGTTCTGCACCGGCTCGAGCATGATGCCCCAGAAGAAGAACCCGGACGTGTTGGAGCTGTCCAGGGGTAAGGCCTCCGGGGTGTTGGGGAGGTTTGTGGATCTGGCTTGCATGGTTAAGGGGTTGCCATTAACTTATAACCGGGACCTTCAGGAGGACAAGCGGGGGCTTTTCGAGAACCTGAACGTTACCCAATCGGTGCTGTCGGTGCTGTCAGCCCTGCTGGAGGGGGTGCAGGTGGACCCGGATAGAGGGGTCAAGGCGTTTGAGGATGGTCTTGCCCTGGCCACCGATGTGGCGGAGTACCTGGTCATGAGGGGAGTGCCCTTCCGGGAGGCCCACGAGAAGGTGGGGAAGCTGGTCCGCTGGTGCGTGGACAACCAAAGGTCCCTGCGGACCCTCGGCATTGAGGAGATAAGCCGTTTCATCCCGGAGGCCGCGGAGGACCTGCTGCCCCTTTTGGACGTTAAGGCATCGGTGGACAGGCGGACCACCTACGGCGGCACCTCCCGGGAGCAGGTGAGGCGGCAGCGGGAGGAGGGGGAGCGCAGGCTCTCCGCCTGGCTTTCGGATTCGGAAGTCCCCCTTGACTAG
- a CDS encoding histidine phosphatase family protein, with product MVCRILLVRHGRTSWNVQYRYQGRTDVPCDEEGLRQTDLAARRILAWSPTAVYSSPLVRARCLGEAVSSRSDLELLVDPRLTEMDFGRWEGLTVSQIEEAFGEQYRLWRSDPFGRTPPGGEDADSIRGRLEDFVASSGILEEERAVVVSHGYALRVLLGVLLRVRDLMVFWHFRMDNCSFTGVDVYGEFRMLNFANDRHHLMGNPLAPIGE from the coding sequence TTGGTCTGCAGGATATTGTTGGTTCGTCACGGCAGGACCTCTTGGAACGTCCAGTACCGGTACCAGGGGCGCACGGACGTGCCCTGTGACGAGGAGGGTTTGAGGCAGACGGACCTTGCGGCCCGTAGGATCCTGGCCTGGTCTCCAACGGCGGTCTATTCAAGCCCCCTGGTGAGGGCCCGCTGCCTGGGGGAGGCCGTTTCTTCCCGGTCTGATCTGGAGCTTTTGGTGGACCCGAGGCTAACGGAGATGGACTTCGGCCGTTGGGAGGGTCTTACGGTGAGCCAGATAGAGGAGGCCTTCGGGGAGCAGTACAGGCTTTGGCGGTCCGATCCGTTTGGCAGGACCCCTCCCGGGGGGGAGGATGCGGATTCCATAAGGGGACGGCTGGAGGACTTCGTGGCTTCCTCGGGCATCCTGGAGGAGGAGCGGGCGGTGGTGGTCTCCCACGGCTACGCCCTGCGGGTCTTGCTGGGGGTGCTTTTGAGGGTGAGGGACCTCATGGTGTTCTGGCACTTTAGGATGGACAACTGTTCGTTCACCGGGGTTGACGTGTACGGGGAGTTCCGGATGCTCAATTTCGCTAACGACAGGCATCACCTGATGGGGAACCCCTTGGCTCCGATCGGAGAGTGA
- a CDS encoding sigma-70 family RNA polymerase sigma factor, producing the protein MSSGPLVEGESPEVERDLWERVRSGDEDAREEAILSMRPMVFWLAKRIGAPGVLQDLVQEGMVGLIEAVDNFDPSRGLKFSTYAYYRIRGRMINFLTRVEAPSPIPVEDSVLEERTVPLMPGVDSVDWAVDLELAMGILSDRESSVVRALVLEDRSAKEVAESKGLDVSYIHKIRRRALAKLREVLGHGAT; encoded by the coding sequence TTGTCTTCGGGGCCCTTGGTGGAAGGTGAATCTCCGGAGGTTGAGCGGGATCTCTGGGAGAGGGTGAGGTCCGGCGACGAGGATGCCCGGGAGGAGGCGATCCTATCCATGAGGCCCATGGTGTTCTGGCTGGCCAAGCGGATAGGTGCTCCTGGGGTTCTTCAGGATCTGGTTCAAGAGGGCATGGTGGGCCTCATAGAGGCGGTGGACAACTTCGATCCCTCCAGGGGGCTTAAGTTTTCCACCTATGCCTACTACCGGATAAGGGGGAGGATGATAAACTTCCTCACCCGGGTGGAGGCCCCCTCCCCGATCCCGGTGGAGGACTCGGTGCTGGAGGAGCGCACGGTTCCCCTTATGCCCGGTGTGGATTCGGTGGACTGGGCGGTGGATCTGGAGCTTGCCATGGGAATCCTTTCGGATAGGGAGAGCTCGGTGGTTCGCGCCCTGGTGCTGGAGGACAGGAGCGCCAAGGAGGTGGCGGAATCCAAGGGGTTGGACGTGAGCTATATCCACAAGATAAGGCGCAGGGCCCTGGCGAAGCTCCGGGAGGTTTTAGGTCACGGGGCCACTTAG
- a CDS encoding DUF342 domain-containing protein encodes MEGAFRLKVTDEGIFLAVAPEGDVTLSDVVALLKERRIEDYDGQVVAKAVQDRTGEMVKIADRKPELDRPAEVEIKISEDAMSCSIRVIPPLGPLPLPSVEDLERFLKEHGVVEGVKRQVLEGLSQGMHLRQWVEVARGREVVHGKDAVINYKIDLQRLKPKETGEGSRVDMKDLGTVINVLKGQELAEKLPPVQGTDGITVMGKPVKAQVGKDKNLPAGPGTELSEDRMHLYAAQDGHVSVKDGKLCVSPIFEVKGDVDYGVGNIQFVGPVVVHGSVREGFSVKAGGDLFVEGVVEGAVLSCEGAMNLKVGVRGTGKAVLEAKGDIRCPYIDQAKVVSGGDVYVSEAITHSLVSARGTVVVQGSKKGQIVGGRVQAGVEVVCETLGSDMGTRTEVVVGVPPELMEERKRLTEALKELKGKMAEVDTNLGYLKKMEERNLLDDQKRALMVRLTRAKFQLQGQISISEGRLKAIEEEMERSKSVGKVRVKGVCHNGVVVSIRGMNYIVRDDQRFVTFLVEEGEIRIKPFDY; translated from the coding sequence TTGGAAGGGGCGTTCAGGCTTAAGGTCACTGATGAGGGCATATTCCTGGCGGTTGCGCCGGAGGGGGATGTGACCCTCTCTGACGTGGTGGCCCTCCTGAAGGAGCGCCGGATAGAGGACTATGACGGCCAGGTGGTGGCCAAGGCGGTTCAAGATCGGACCGGCGAGATGGTTAAGATCGCGGACCGTAAGCCGGAGCTTGATAGGCCTGCGGAGGTGGAGATCAAGATCTCCGAGGACGCCATGAGCTGCTCAATCCGGGTGATACCCCCGTTGGGTCCGCTACCCCTGCCGAGCGTGGAGGATTTGGAGAGGTTTCTTAAAGAGCACGGGGTGGTGGAGGGCGTAAAGCGCCAGGTTCTTGAAGGGCTCTCCCAGGGGATGCACCTCCGGCAGTGGGTGGAGGTGGCGAGGGGCCGTGAGGTGGTCCACGGCAAGGATGCGGTCATAAACTACAAGATAGATCTTCAGCGCCTTAAGCCCAAGGAGACCGGTGAGGGCAGCCGGGTGGACATGAAGGACCTTGGCACGGTGATAAACGTCCTCAAGGGACAGGAGCTGGCGGAGAAACTCCCGCCGGTCCAGGGCACCGACGGCATTACGGTCATGGGGAAGCCGGTGAAGGCCCAGGTGGGGAAGGACAAGAACCTTCCCGCGGGGCCCGGTACGGAGCTTTCGGAGGATCGGATGCACCTTTATGCCGCCCAGGACGGACACGTGTCGGTGAAGGACGGCAAGCTCTGCGTGTCCCCGATCTTCGAGGTCAAGGGTGACGTGGACTACGGGGTTGGTAACATCCAGTTCGTAGGTCCCGTGGTGGTTCACGGTTCCGTCCGGGAGGGTTTCTCCGTCAAGGCCGGAGGCGACCTCTTTGTAGAAGGGGTTGTGGAGGGGGCGGTGCTTTCCTGCGAGGGGGCCATGAACCTCAAGGTTGGGGTTAGGGGGACCGGCAAGGCGGTTTTGGAGGCCAAGGGGGACATAAGGTGTCCTTACATAGATCAGGCCAAGGTGGTATCCGGAGGCGACGTTTACGTGTCCGAGGCCATAACCCACAGCCTGGTGTCCGCCAGGGGGACCGTGGTAGTCCAGGGTAGTAAGAAGGGTCAGATAGTTGGGGGCAGGGTTCAGGCGGGTGTCGAGGTGGTATGTGAGACCTTGGGCAGTGACATGGGCACCAGGACCGAGGTGGTCGTGGGGGTCCCTCCGGAGCTCATGGAGGAGAGGAAGAGGCTCACCGAGGCCCTTAAGGAGCTCAAGGGCAAGATGGCGGAGGTGGACACCAACCTGGGGTATCTTAAGAAGATGGAGGAGCGGAACCTCCTTGACGATCAGAAGCGGGCCCTCATGGTGAGGCTCACCAGGGCGAAGTTTCAGCTGCAAGGTCAGATCTCCATATCGGAGGGTCGGCTTAAGGCCATAGAGGAGGAGATGGAGCGGAGCAAGTCGGTGGGCAAGGTCCGGGTTAAGGGGGTCTGCCACAACGGGGTGGTGGTGTCCATAAGGGGCATGAACTACATAGTAAGGGATGACCAGCGCTTCGTGACCTTCCTGGTGGAGGAGGGGGAGATCCGGATAAAGCCCTTCGACTATTAG
- a CDS encoding DUF501 domain-containing protein produces MTLRVLVPGGGCPPVFYVPRDHLRVPWDYPARIRDRSVVRGFCALCSWGFPRVLLCGPVSKRGPFPTTFWLVCPYLMDRCSHLESSGGVARLEARMERDMEAMRDYHRMHRMVRRALLTPAEWSMIRARAELAYPILGKGMGGTDFSGVFGAKCLHLQVGSFLGLGYHPFGSHLSLEVGDMCCPDGRCGLSRGAMERG; encoded by the coding sequence ATGACCTTGAGGGTTCTGGTGCCGGGGGGCGGCTGCCCCCCGGTTTTCTACGTTCCGAGGGATCATCTTCGGGTACCTTGGGATTACCCCGCCAGGATCAGGGATCGGTCGGTGGTGAGGGGGTTTTGTGCACTCTGCAGCTGGGGTTTCCCAAGGGTGTTATTGTGCGGCCCGGTTTCCAAGAGAGGGCCGTTCCCCACCACCTTTTGGTTGGTATGTCCTTACCTGATGGACCGTTGTTCCCATCTGGAGTCCTCCGGCGGGGTTGCCCGTTTGGAGGCCCGGATGGAGAGGGATATGGAGGCCATGAGGGACTATCACCGGATGCACCGGATGGTGCGGAGGGCCCTGCTCACTCCGGCGGAGTGGTCTATGATAAGGGCTAGGGCGGAGCTGGCATATCCCATATTGGGCAAGGGCATGGGGGGTACCGATTTCTCCGGGGTTTTTGGTGCCAAGTGCCTTCACCTTCAGGTGGGGTCGTTCCTTGGGTTGGGTTATCATCCCTTCGGATCGCACCTTTCGCTGGAGGTGGGGGACATGTGCTGTCCCGACGGGAGATGCGGCTTGTCCCGAGGGGCGATGGAGCGGGGGTGA
- a CDS encoding sigma-70 family RNA polymerase sigma factor: MESPDRDLWEDYMKSPSPENRERLVKRYLPLVKYVALRMAVTPPPGLDYDDILSFGAMGLLEALDRFDPSRGFCFQTFAVPRIRGAILDELRRYDWISRNGREKLQRLERAMEELCAMGVPQEDGALMERLGMDEKSYRELLEIAGRCYLVSLDEVLSLEEGEVKRDGLLEDPSPSPAEEVERREEIERVRRALEELPERERMLLSLYYEEGLTLKEIGAVLGVTESRASQLHGKAIGMLRSRLL; encoded by the coding sequence ATGGAGTCCCCTGATCGTGATTTATGGGAGGATTACATGAAAAGCCCCTCTCCGGAGAACCGGGAGAGGCTTGTGAAGCGGTACCTTCCGCTCGTCAAGTACGTGGCCTTGCGGATGGCGGTTACCCCGCCTCCGGGGTTGGATTACGATGACATCTTGAGTTTTGGAGCCATGGGACTTCTAGAGGCCCTGGACAGGTTTGACCCATCCAGGGGTTTTTGTTTCCAGACCTTTGCGGTTCCACGGATCAGGGGGGCCATACTGGACGAGTTGAGGCGTTACGATTGGATATCTAGGAACGGAAGGGAGAAGCTTCAGCGCCTTGAGAGGGCCATGGAGGAGCTGTGCGCCATGGGGGTTCCCCAGGAGGATGGGGCCCTAATGGAGAGGCTTGGGATGGACGAAAAGAGTTACAGGGAGCTGCTGGAGATAGCCGGAAGATGTTATCTGGTTTCATTGGACGAGGTCCTCTCCCTTGAGGAGGGGGAGGTCAAGAGGGACGGTCTTTTGGAGGATCCATCTCCTTCCCCCGCCGAGGAGGTGGAGCGCAGGGAGGAGATTGAGAGGGTTCGAAGGGCCCTTGAGGAGCTGCCGGAGCGGGAGAGGATGCTTCTTTCCCTTTACTACGAGGAAGGGCTTACGCTCAAGGAGATAGGTGCGGTGTTGGGGGTTACCGAGTCCAGGGCCTCCCAGCTGCACGGCAAGGCCATAGGTATGCTTCGCTCCAGGCTGTTGTAG
- a CDS encoding BamA/OMP85 family outer membrane protein, with translation MRVWRSFLFLFVFLAACAIPAFGDEGVAIVSLDVEGLDKTVPSYVLGVVSSKVGEVVSPDKLDRDREAVYDLGFYETVDYRVEDVQGGARVVFQVKENPVVQALKFKGNSAYREEELKVLCFTAPGNIFNRVFFRNDLQRITDKYRKDGYVMMRVQDVEIKDGVVEVTILEPRVGEVVIQGNKKTKDYVIRREIKIAKGDLFNATVLRHSLNRLQAKGYFEDVSVGFEPTEDPGVMDLIVTLEEAKTGKLGLSIGHGSQSGWSGGLSFQDSNWQGLGTNLSVGFELGDNEQYWGYYSQPYMDQDTYSWNLGVYKKKWTDYDYYKNNVWKFTYDQEKTGAYIGAGKKFRGNDQLSWFVTLDWHKVDNVITSGDATDEEKRELEDGSNASVTVSVTRNTLDPYLSYPKGDVETLNFEKGFTGLGGDWDYTKYWLEARYYAPLFKLMEYLDFGSKGEDNPLLFALRARAGWGEGDVPWGEMYVVGGANSLRGYKDNYFRGEEMFLLNAEVRIPMDDNISLVFFYDAGKAWKKADNQGMDLSDLSSSKGIGIRVKTPLGNMRLDFAQGDDESRTHFGFGDMF, from the coding sequence GTGAGGGTGTGGCGGAGTTTTTTATTCCTCTTTGTCTTTCTCGCGGCTTGTGCGATCCCCGCTTTCGGGGATGAGGGTGTCGCCATAGTGTCCCTTGACGTGGAGGGGTTGGATAAGACGGTTCCCTCTTACGTTTTGGGGGTGGTTTCCTCCAAGGTTGGGGAGGTGGTGAGCCCGGACAAGCTGGACAGGGACAGGGAAGCGGTGTATGACCTGGGGTTCTATGAGACCGTGGACTACCGGGTTGAGGACGTTCAGGGGGGTGCCCGGGTGGTATTCCAGGTGAAGGAGAACCCGGTGGTGCAGGCGTTGAAGTTCAAGGGCAACTCCGCTTACCGGGAGGAGGAGTTGAAGGTCCTCTGTTTCACCGCTCCGGGGAACATATTCAACCGGGTGTTCTTTAGGAACGACCTTCAACGCATCACCGACAAGTACCGCAAGGACGGTTACGTTATGATGCGGGTCCAGGACGTGGAGATAAAGGACGGGGTAGTGGAGGTGACCATACTGGAGCCCCGGGTGGGGGAAGTGGTCATCCAGGGCAACAAGAAGACCAAGGACTACGTCATCCGCCGGGAGATCAAGATCGCCAAGGGGGACCTCTTCAACGCCACGGTTTTAAGGCACTCCCTGAACCGTCTGCAGGCTAAGGGGTACTTCGAGGACGTGAGCGTTGGGTTTGAGCCCACGGAGGACCCGGGGGTGATGGATCTAATAGTTACCCTTGAGGAGGCCAAGACCGGGAAGCTTGGGCTTTCCATCGGGCATGGCAGCCAGAGCGGCTGGAGCGGGGGGTTGAGCTTCCAGGACAGCAACTGGCAGGGTTTGGGGACCAACCTTTCCGTGGGTTTTGAGCTGGGGGACAACGAGCAGTACTGGGGGTACTACTCCCAGCCCTACATGGATCAGGACACCTATTCGTGGAACCTGGGGGTCTACAAGAAGAAGTGGACCGATTACGACTACTACAAGAACAACGTTTGGAAGTTCACCTACGACCAGGAGAAGACCGGTGCTTACATCGGGGCGGGGAAGAAGTTCCGGGGCAACGATCAGCTGAGCTGGTTCGTAACCCTGGACTGGCACAAGGTGGATAACGTGATAACCTCCGGGGATGCCACCGATGAGGAGAAGCGGGAGCTGGAGGATGGGTCCAACGCGTCGGTGACCGTTAGCGTGACCAGGAACACATTGGATCCTTACCTGTCTTATCCCAAGGGTGATGTGGAGACCCTTAACTTCGAGAAGGGTTTTACCGGTCTTGGTGGGGATTGGGACTACACTAAGTACTGGCTTGAGGCTCGGTACTATGCCCCGCTGTTCAAGCTGATGGAGTACCTGGACTTTGGTTCCAAGGGGGAGGACAACCCCTTGCTGTTCGCCCTGCGGGCCCGGGCGGGTTGGGGTGAGGGGGACGTGCCATGGGGGGAGATGTACGTGGTCGGGGGAGCCAACTCCCTGAGGGGTTACAAGGACAACTACTTCCGGGGGGAGGAGATGTTCCTCCTCAACGCGGAGGTTCGGATCCCCATGGACGACAACATAAGCCTGGTGTTCTTCTACGATGCCGGCAAGGCCTGGAAGAAGGCGGACAACCAGGGCATGGACCTTTCGGATCTTTCCAGCTCCAAGGGGATAGGCATAAGGGTGAAGACCCCGTTGGGGAACATGCGGTTGGATTTCGCCCAGGGAGACGATGAATCCAGGACTCATTTCGGGTTTGGGGACATGTTCTAG
- a CDS encoding chemotaxis protein CheD, with amino-acid sequence MSSSAIHVGMADLVAVRHPATLITLGLGSCIGLVIYDQSSKVAAMAHIMLPDSRDAKEVLKPGKFADTAVPLMMDKLRDLGVNKSQLKAKMAGGAQMFNIPGKESSLLAVGQRNVEATTAMLAKFGVPLVASDVGGNKGRSVEFSTDTWVLLVKTLGTGVKEL; translated from the coding sequence ATGTCGTCCTCCGCTATACACGTAGGGATGGCGGATCTGGTGGCGGTTAGGCACCCGGCCACCCTTATAACCTTGGGGCTTGGTTCGTGCATAGGTTTGGTGATATACGACCAGTCCTCCAAGGTTGCCGCTATGGCTCACATAATGCTGCCGGACAGCAGGGATGCCAAGGAGGTCCTGAAGCCCGGGAAGTTTGCTGACACGGCGGTGCCTCTCATGATGGACAAGCTGAGGGATCTTGGGGTCAACAAGTCCCAGCTGAAGGCCAAGATGGCGGGGGGAGCTCAGATGTTCAACATCCCCGGCAAGGAGAGTTCGCTGCTTGCGGTGGGGCAGAGGAACGTGGAGGCCACCACCGCCATGCTTGCGAAGTTCGGGGTTCCCCTTGTGGCCTCCGACGTGGGGGGGAACAAGGGGAGGAGCGTGGAGTTCTCCACCGATACTTGGGTGCTGTTGGTGAAGACCCTTGGCACCGGTGTCAAGGAGCTGTAG